In Coregonus clupeaformis isolate EN_2021a chromosome 15, ASM2061545v1, whole genome shotgun sequence, one genomic interval encodes:
- the LOC121583121 gene encoding paired mesoderm homeobox protein 2 — translation MRRHFSIEWLAQSSQALGSTRPSPLSSSWTSVGPNSTSGTQPESLPGFYCRLRPENQANQARRGQGLNPCIHPCLAGPETGTHTKRSSPLHHNHQEVAETGLLSGTEEETSGYESEGGQSLSPTAPTDGTFTSPSLSPISLSLPTGRRPRTAYKAEQINSLEMAFKGNAYLGTQDKAKLCKRLNLTDKQIRNWFQNRRMRMKRMVQDALCQAKVTSHLLHYTELQAYRPGPNPTYHPHHAGAEGGASTPYLHPHYSSSTAGPALPNLPATPLDSFYQYASLPSLVMPTTGSNPLMGAYQPHAHLY, via the exons ATGAGGCGACATTTCTCCATCGAGTGGCTTGCCCAGAGTAGCCAGGCGTTGGGAAGCACGAGACCctcgcctctctcctcttcctggaCCTCTGTTGGACCGAACAGCACCTCTGGGACCCAACCTGAGAGCCTACCTGGGTTCTACTGCCGACTGAGACCCGAGAATCAGGCGAACCAGgcaaggagaggacaggggctCAACCCATGCATCCATCCCTGCCTGGCAGGCCCTGAGACAGGTACACATACCAAGAGGAGTAGCCCCCTCCACCACAACCACCAAG aaGTGGCTGAGACTGGCCTCCTCAGTGGAACAGAGGAGGAAACGTCAGGGTACGAGAGCGAAGGCGGGCAATCCCTCTCCCCCACCGCCCCCACAGACGGCaccttcacctctccctccttgtctcccatctctctctctctccctacggGGAGGCGGCCACGTACAGCCTACAAAGCGGAGCAGATCAACAGTCTAGAGATGGCCTTCAAGGGGAACGCCTACCTGGGCACTCAGGACAAGGCCAAGCTCTGCAAGAGACTCAACCTTACAGACAAACAG ATCCGTAACTGGTTCCAGAACAGGCGTATGAGGATGAAGAGGATGGTCCAGGACGCTCTCTGCCAAGCTAAAGTAACCTCTCACCTGCTGCACTACACCGAGCTACAGGCCTACCGCCCTGGCCCCAACCCCACCTACCACCCCCATCACGCAGGAGCCGAGGGGGGCGCctccaccccatacctccacccCCACTACAGCTCCTCCACGGCCGGTCCAGCCCTGCCCAACCTCCCTGCCACCCCCCTGGACTCTTTCTACCAATATGCAAGCCTCCCCAGCCTTGTGATGCCCACTACCGGGTCTAACCCACTGATGGGGGCCTACCAGCCTCACGCTCACCTGTATTAG
- the polm gene encoding DNA-directed DNA/RNA polymerase mu — MVPIKRRKVNCFVTSDSSGDRTSKFPGVVIFLLERKMGASRRAFLTRLGRGKGFNIEDSFSCSITHIVSENNSGEEVRTWLDSHTGGQWREGGECRTARPGSVHLLDMVWYTASMQAGSPVIILDRHRLQEREKPGLELAVVSVPSYACQRHTPLLHHNTTLTDALSILAENAELSENEGRGVAFRRAAALLKSLPQEVRGAEQLRGLPCLGEHSLRVIKEVLEDGVSHEVETTTHSEQFKAMKALTGIFGVGAKTADRWFREGIHTPSDLQRSGHTLNRAQQAGLQYYDELNLPVTKAEAVAIGQIVERAVHAVLPGAEITLIGGFRRGKQTGHDVDFLITHPDEGREEGLMPKVVSWLEAQGFLLYQKTTGNSYLESKEGPARPASNMDRFERCFSIFRLSTDNEGTEIQTGTEIQTGTEIQTGTEIQTGNGPQTYSPTLTNTDPHTHSETHPHTHTDSHPPPQTLVVVGDHAQKVSWVLGHSQCSGPRSWRAVRVDLVVSPYSQFAFALLGWTGSKLFERELRRWAVHEKAMTLSSHALYDRKRTQYLRASSEEEIFTHLGLEYIPPCDRNA; from the exons ATGGTTCCTATAAAGCGCAGGAAAGTGAACTGCTTTGTTACAAGCGACAGCAGCGGTGACAGGACCAGCAAGTTTCCCGGGGTTGTCATCTTCCTCCTGGAGAGAAAGATGGGAGCCAGTCGGAGAGCCTTCCTCACTCGGCTCGGCCGGGGGAAAGGTTTCAACATAGAAGACTCCTTCAG TTGTTCCATCACTCATATAGTGTCCGAGAATAATTCTGGGGAGGAGGTCCGGACATGGCTGGACTCCCACACTGGAGGAcagtggagagaaggaggagaatgTAGGACAGCCCGACCTGGTTCTGTCCATCTCCTGGACATGGTGTGGTACACAGCGAGCATGCAGGCTGGCAGCCCCGTGATTATACTGGACAGACACCGACTACAG gagagagagaagcccgGTTTGGAGCTGGCAGTGGTCTCAGTACCCAGCTACGCCTGTCAGAGACACACCCCTCTACtgcaccacaacacaacactgacc GATGCGTTGTCCATACTGGCTGAGAATGCAGAGCTCAGTGAAAACGAGGGACGGGGAGTGGCGTTCCGTAGGGCGGCAGCCTTGTTGAAGTCCCTCCCCCAGGAGGTCAGAGGGGCGGAGCAACTACGAGGACTGCCCTGTCTGGGGGAGCACTCACTCAGAGTCATCAAG GAGGTTCTGGAGGATGGTGTATCTCATGAAGTGGAGACCACCACGCATTCAGAACAGTTTAAGGCCATGAAG GCCTTAACAGGTATTTTCGGGGTGGGGGCGAAGACAGCGGACCGTTGGTTCAGGGAGGGAATACACACCCCCTCCGACCTGCAAAGATCAGGACACACACTCAACAGAGCGCAacaagcag gtCTGCAGTATTATGATGAACTGAACCTACCTGTCACGAAAGCAGAGGCTGTTGCCATTGGTCAGATTGTGGAGAGGGCGGTCCATGCTGTGCTCCCAGGGGCAGAGATCACTCTGATTGGAGGATTCAGGAG AGGTAAGCAGACGGGTCATGATGTGGACTTCCTGATAACCCACCCAGAtgagggcagagaggaggggcTCATGCCTAAGGTGGTGTCCTGGCTGGAAGCACAG GGCTTCCTGTTGTACCAGAAGACCACTGGGAACTCTTATCTGGAGAGCAAAGAGGGTCCTGCGCGGCCGGCCTCTAACATGGATCGCTTTGAAAGATGCTTCTCCATCTTTAGACTGAGCACAGACAACGAAGGGACTGAGATCCAGACGGGGACTGAGATCCAGACGGGGACTGAGATCCAGACGGGGACTGAGATCCAGACGGGGAATGGTCCACAGACATACTCACCGACACTGACCAATACAGATCCACACACCCACTCAgagactcacccacacacacatacagactctCACCCACCTCCCCAGACCCTTGTGGTGGTGGGTGACCATGCCCAGAAGGTGAGCTGGGTGCTGGGTCATTCTCAGTGCTCAGGTCCCCGATCCTGGAGGGCAGTGAGAGTAGACCTGGTGGTCTCTCCATACAGCCAGTTTGCCTTCGCATTGCTGGGCTGGACTGGATCGAAG TTGTTTGAGAGAGAACTGCGTCGCTGGGCAGTACATGAGAAGGCCATGACTCTGAGCAGCCATGCTCTGTACGACAGAAAACGg ACGCAGTATCTAAGGGCTAGTTCAGAGGAGGAGATCTTTACTCATCTGGGTCTGGAATACATCCCTCCCTGTGACCGGAACGCCTGA